In the Mus pahari chromosome 19, PAHARI_EIJ_v1.1, whole genome shotgun sequence genome, one interval contains:
- the Smim17 gene encoding small integral membrane protein 17, translating to MQSLRTEQTQGLLPRDSRAWEKPCNSTFPKDWEAVEVGASSCDSDEKDLSSQETGLSQEWSSVEEDDESEDSQGFVEWSKAPQQTTIVLVVCVLFLFLVLTGMPMMLHI from the exons ATGCAGAGCCTCAGGACCGAGCAGACACAGGGACTACTGCCTCGGGACAGCAGGGCCTGGGAGAAGCCATGCAACTCCACCTTCCCCAAGGACTGGGAGGCTGTGGAGGTCGGGGCCTCCAGCTGTGACAGTGATGAGAAAG ATCTGTCTTCCCAAGAGACTGGGCTGTCTCAGGAATGGAGCTCAGTAGAAGAAGATGACGAGTCAGAGGACTCCCAG GGCTTTGTGGAATGGTCCAAGGCTCCACAGCAAACAACCATCGTGTTGGTAGTGTGTGTGCTGTTCTTATTCTTGGTATTAACTGGGATGCCCATGATGCTTCACATTTAA